A region of Ictidomys tridecemlineatus isolate mIctTri1 chromosome 4, mIctTri1.hap1, whole genome shotgun sequence DNA encodes the following proteins:
- the LOC101976812 gene encoding olfactory receptor 51L1, translated as MVVWNNSNSVDPIFILKGFPELEYVHSWLSIPFCLAYLIAFVGNITILSVVWIESSLHQPMYYFISILAITDLGMSMSTLPTMLAVLWFNAQEIQASACYAQLFFIHTFTFLESSVLLAMAFDRFIAICRPLHYSTILTNSVIGKIGLACLLRSMGVVLPTPLLLRRYDYCHVNALSHAFCLHQDVLKLSCSNARINSVYGLCIVIVTLGMDSVFILLSYVLILNAVLGIASHDERLKALNTCVSHICVVLIFFVPVIGVSMVHRFGKHLSPIVHNLMADIYLLLPPVLNPIVYSVRTKQIRLGILRKFGLWRRL; from the coding sequence ATGGTGGTTTGGAACAACAGTAATTCTGTGGATCCCATATTTATCCTGAAGGGCTTTCCTGAATTGGAGTATGTTCACTCTTGGCTCTCAATTCCGTTCTGTCTTGCATATTTGATAGCATTTGTCGGAAATATTACCATCCTCTCTGTTGTTTGGATAGAGTCCTCACTCCATCAGCCCATGTATTACTTCATTTCCATCTTGGCAATAACTGACCTGGGTATGTCCATGTCCACACTTCCCACGATGCTTGCTGTGCTCTGGTTCAATGCTCAGGAAATCCAGGCAAGTGCTTGCTACGCCCAGCTGTTCTTCATCCACACATTCACATTTCTGGAGTCCTCCGTGCTGCTGGCTATGGCCTTTGACCGTTTTATTGCTATTTGCCGTCCACTGCACTATTCCACCATCCTCACCAACAGTGTAATTGGGAAGATTGGTTTGGCCTGCTTGCTGCGAAGCATGGGAGTTGTACTGCCCACACCGTTGCTACTGAGACGCTATGACTACTGCCATGTCAATGCCCTCTCCCATGCCTTCTGTTTGCACCAAGATGTTCTGAAATTATCCTGCTCAAACGCCAGGATCAATAGTGTTTATGGACTGTGTATAGTCATTGTCACACTAGGTATGGATTCAGTCTTTATACTTCTTTCCTATGTTCTGATTCTGAATGCAGTGCTGGGTATCGCCTCTCATGATGAGCGGCTAAAGGCACTCAACACTTGTGTATCCCATATCTGCGTGGTGCTCATCTTCTTTGTGCCAGTTATTGGGGTGTCGATGGTCCATCGCTTTGGGAAGCATCTGTCTCCCATAGTCCACAACCTCATGGCTGACATCTACCTGCTTCTTCCCCCGGTGCTTAATCCCATTGTCTACAGTGTCAGGACAAAGCAGATTAGGCTAGGCATTCTCCGCAAGTTTGGACTATGGAGAAGGctttaa